A window from uncultured Anaeromusa sp. encodes these proteins:
- the dhaK gene encoding dihydroxyacetone kinase subunit DhaK: protein MKKVINVPEQVVEEMLQGVVAAHPQYVRRVEGFDVIVRAQAPVQGKVALVSGGGSGHEPSHGGFVGKGMLDGAVAGAVFTSPTPDQVYEAVKAVDGGKGVLLVIKNYTGDIMNFEMAAEMADAEGIKVEKVVVNDDVAVENSTWTTGRRGIAGTVFVHKIAGAKAETGASLEEVKAVADKVVANVRSMGMALAPCTVPAAGKPSFVLGEDEMEIGMGIHGEPGTHRETVKKADEIAAHLMDKIFADIALSAGDEVAVLVNGLGATPLMELYIVNRKVAETLAAKGVKTAKTFVGNYMTSLEMAGFSITLLKLDAELKELLLAPADTPALVQF, encoded by the coding sequence ATGAAAAAAGTCATTAATGTACCCGAGCAAGTGGTAGAGGAAATGCTTCAGGGGGTTGTCGCGGCACATCCTCAATATGTACGTCGTGTAGAGGGTTTTGACGTCATTGTGCGCGCTCAGGCTCCTGTACAGGGTAAAGTGGCCTTGGTCAGCGGCGGCGGCAGCGGCCACGAACCTTCTCATGGCGGTTTTGTCGGTAAGGGAATGTTGGACGGAGCGGTAGCCGGAGCGGTATTTACGTCTCCAACTCCGGATCAAGTGTATGAAGCGGTGAAAGCGGTAGACGGCGGAAAAGGCGTGCTGCTGGTCATCAAAAACTACACTGGCGATATTATGAACTTTGAAATGGCTGCGGAAATGGCGGATGCCGAGGGTATTAAAGTAGAAAAAGTAGTTGTCAATGACGACGTTGCGGTAGAGAATAGCACGTGGACTACTGGGCGTCGCGGCATCGCCGGTACGGTGTTTGTGCATAAAATTGCCGGCGCTAAAGCGGAAACAGGCGCTTCCTTGGAGGAAGTGAAAGCGGTAGCGGATAAGGTTGTCGCCAATGTTCGTTCCATGGGGATGGCCCTAGCTCCTTGCACCGTACCGGCCGCAGGTAAGCCTAGCTTTGTTTTGGGTGAAGACGAAATGGAAATTGGCATGGGCATTCACGGCGAACCGGGAACGCATCGGGAAACTGTGAAAAAAGCCGATGAAATTGCAGCGCATTTGATGGATAAAATTTTTGCTGATATCGCTTTGTCCGCAGGGGATGAAGTGGCTGTGCTGGTCAATGGCTTGGGCGCGACGCCGTTGATGGAGCTGTACATTGTGAACCGTAAAGTGGCGGAAACCTTGGCGGCCAAAGGCGTCAAAACCGCCAAGACTTTTGTAGGCAATTACATGACCTCCCTGGAAATGGCCGGATTCTCCATTACGTTGTTGAAACTGGATGCGGAACTAAAAGAGTTGCTGTTGGCCCCGGCGGATACGCCGGCTTTGGTACAGTTTTAA
- a CDS encoding DUF350 domain-containing protein has translation MMMLNMQGQWPHVVNFLLYLAAALPLLGIGVWLFARLTPYKEGELLHNGAQDGMAGRAAEAAAHDLGGKLLGLTLVLASAIFHSVHIWDLLFWGAVGIVSQVVVAKLFERVTPYRVSQEIPKGNVAVGIFSARLSVAAGLLLAALISY, from the coding sequence ATGATGATGCTAAACATGCAGGGACAATGGCCGCATGTCGTAAATTTCCTACTATATCTTGCGGCGGCGCTGCCTCTTTTGGGAATTGGCGTTTGGCTCTTTGCCAGGCTGACTCCTTATAAAGAAGGCGAACTGCTGCATAACGGCGCGCAAGACGGAATGGCCGGACGGGCGGCGGAAGCGGCGGCGCACGACTTGGGCGGCAAGCTGCTGGGGCTGACGTTGGTTTTGGCTTCCGCTATTTTTCATTCCGTTCATATTTGGGATTTGCTTTTTTGGGGCGCCGTGGGTATTGTCAGCCAAGTAGTTGTGGCTAAGCTGTTTGAAAGAGTTACCCCGTACCGGGTGTCGCAGGAGATTCCTAAAGGCAATGTGGCGGTAGGGATTTTTTCCGCTCGTCTCAGTGTGGCGGCGGGACTGCTTTTGGCGGCCTTGATCAGCTATTGA
- a CDS encoding glutathionylspermidine synthase family protein, which produces MENYAVRRERWYGPMKTLFPWETIAKDEYALASWTPIFSQQCQELQAAAEGLAALWHKVALVASRGDSRLLRWLGLPAGAREAVREALQLPWLTALGRFDFVQTAAGWKVLEYNCDTPSGVVEALAVNGKICACEGRQNPNAAGEELLRQAIAESLQIARRAGLHGVAAFSALGSHSEDAGTMKYWQSLAAEGEFVPLEELRYERESLTSAASEQIGCWFRLHPWEVMVRECAADGFPTGKRVLELAASKKLLAVNPPLALVGQSKALQALIWQLYEAEEFLTQPERHLVQTYMLPTYRQNVFLGKASYVRKPLWGREGGGVTLHAADGGLLLGSRGGWHGAAIYQQAVELERMQVMTQKGLQEGRRLWGAFVAGGSFAGVLVRLGAAITDDQAWMTPVYLSEEGSE; this is translated from the coding sequence ATGGAGAACTATGCGGTCCGGCGCGAACGCTGGTACGGGCCGATGAAGACTCTATTTCCATGGGAGACTATTGCCAAAGATGAATATGCCTTAGCGTCCTGGACTCCTATTTTTTCGCAGCAATGTCAGGAGCTGCAGGCGGCGGCGGAAGGCTTGGCCGCCTTATGGCATAAAGTGGCTTTGGTTGCCTCGCGAGGGGACAGCCGGCTGTTGCGCTGGCTGGGTTTGCCTGCTGGCGCGCGGGAGGCTGTGCGGGAGGCGTTGCAGCTTCCTTGGTTGACGGCGTTGGGACGGTTTGACTTTGTTCAGACTGCGGCAGGGTGGAAAGTGTTGGAGTATAACTGCGATACCCCCAGCGGCGTGGTGGAAGCCTTGGCGGTGAACGGGAAAATTTGCGCTTGCGAAGGGCGACAAAATCCCAATGCCGCCGGCGAAGAACTTTTGCGTCAGGCCATTGCCGAATCCTTGCAAATAGCGCGTCGAGCTGGCTTGCACGGCGTGGCTGCGTTTAGCGCTTTGGGAAGTCACAGTGAAGATGCCGGTACGATGAAGTACTGGCAATCACTGGCGGCAGAAGGCGAGTTTGTGCCGTTGGAAGAACTGCGGTATGAAAGGGAGTCTTTGACTTCAGCGGCTTCGGAGCAAATTGGCTGCTGGTTTCGCCTTCATCCCTGGGAGGTCATGGTGCGGGAATGCGCTGCTGATGGGTTTCCAACGGGAAAGCGCGTATTGGAGCTGGCAGCTTCCAAGAAGCTCTTGGCGGTGAATCCGCCGCTGGCTTTAGTGGGCCAGTCCAAGGCGCTGCAGGCCCTTATTTGGCAGTTGTACGAGGCGGAAGAGTTCTTGACACAGCCGGAACGGCACTTGGTGCAAACCTATATGCTGCCGACCTACCGTCAGAATGTGTTTTTAGGAAAAGCTTCGTATGTGCGAAAACCTTTGTGGGGGAGAGAAGGCGGCGGCGTGACGCTGCATGCTGCGGACGGGGGCTTGCTTTTGGGGAGTCGCGGCGGCTGGCATGGCGCTGCTATCTATCAGCAAGCGGTGGAGTTGGAACGTATGCAGGTTATGACGCAGAAGGGCTTGCAAGAAGGCCGGCGCCTTTGGGGCGCCTTCGTGGCTGGCGGCTCTTTTGCTGGGGTGTTGGTGCGCCTTGGCGCGGCTATTACGGACGACCAGGCGTGGATGACGCCGGTGTATTTGAGCGAGGAGGGAAGCGAATGA
- a CDS encoding sigma 54-interacting transcriptional regulator, which yields MAYEQRIVFRHPKGLHTRVAAMVVQRFQELRQRYGSEITLRKETGKVVPANNLMLLVGLKVRAGDVLWVGADGAKAGEAAQEMAAFLEGDFSLAAAPAWQGMDAVLQENAFTAEQIFRSIASGLMVTDQEDRITVFNPAAERIMGVAAAEVIGRKVYEAIPGSRLHIVNQTGEAELGQRQLTGRSITVTNRTPLLIDGKVCGAVAVFEDISILERVSGELQEVKELKERLQLILESVQDGICVFDKKGVITYVNDAYVAMCGEKREELLGQRVGNISPGGGRSLMLTSGQAVLGSISRKRSGVTLISNINPIFVDGALTGGLSVSKNTTELQLLADKLNEANARADYLEEELLRTRRPHAAFRNFIGRSGKVRDCLAMASKAAAAQATVLIRGESGTGKELVAEGIHYASPRAKGPFIRVNCGAIPSALLESELFGHEKGAFTGAVRRKLGRFELADGGSLFLDEIGEMDKTMQVKLLRVLQQREIERVGGEETVRVDVRIIAATHRDLEAMVAAGEFREDLYYRLNVVPVLLPPLRDRKEDIPLLAEYFLEKVSQREGFSCQGFQREAMEAFQGYNWPGNVRELENVVERMVTLTEGVQLGLEDLPLYLRKEMGVEPALPVLHQEESLLPWTEYEKNIIALALERCGSYNAAGKALGLTHKTIAAKARKYGLEKQTSWVKTD from the coding sequence ATGGCATACGAGCAGCGGATTGTTTTTCGGCATCCTAAGGGGCTTCACACGCGGGTAGCGGCTATGGTAGTGCAGCGTTTCCAAGAACTCAGGCAGCGCTACGGCAGCGAGATTACCTTGCGCAAGGAAACCGGCAAAGTAGTGCCAGCCAATAATTTAATGCTCCTAGTGGGCCTGAAGGTGCGCGCTGGAGATGTGTTATGGGTTGGCGCCGATGGCGCTAAAGCGGGAGAGGCAGCGCAAGAGATGGCCGCGTTTTTAGAAGGGGATTTTTCTTTGGCGGCGGCCCCGGCCTGGCAGGGCATGGATGCTGTACTGCAGGAGAATGCCTTTACGGCGGAGCAGATTTTTCGCAGTATCGCCAGCGGCTTGATGGTGACGGATCAAGAGGACCGCATTACCGTGTTCAATCCGGCGGCGGAGCGCATTATGGGCGTGGCTGCGGCGGAAGTCATCGGTCGCAAGGTGTACGAAGCCATTCCTGGTTCTCGGTTGCATATTGTCAACCAGACGGGAGAAGCAGAGTTGGGGCAGCGGCAGTTAACCGGGCGCTCTATCACGGTTACCAATCGGACGCCCCTGCTGATTGACGGCAAGGTTTGCGGCGCTGTGGCTGTGTTTGAGGATATTTCGATCTTAGAACGCGTTTCCGGGGAACTGCAAGAGGTAAAGGAACTAAAAGAGCGCTTGCAGTTGATTTTGGAATCGGTACAGGACGGCATCTGCGTTTTTGATAAAAAAGGCGTGATTACCTACGTCAATGATGCGTATGTGGCGATGTGCGGTGAAAAACGCGAAGAACTTTTGGGGCAGCGTGTAGGTAATATTTCTCCCGGTGGCGGGCGCAGTTTAATGCTGACAAGCGGCCAAGCGGTGCTGGGCAGCATCAGCCGCAAACGCAGCGGCGTGACGTTGATTTCGAATATTAATCCGATTTTTGTGGACGGCGCCTTGACCGGCGGCTTGTCGGTCAGTAAAAATACGACGGAACTGCAATTGTTGGCGGACAAGCTGAACGAGGCGAATGCGCGGGCGGACTATTTAGAAGAAGAGCTGCTTCGTACCAGAAGACCTCATGCGGCGTTTCGTAATTTCATTGGCCGCAGCGGCAAAGTGAGAGACTGCCTGGCGATGGCCTCGAAAGCGGCGGCGGCGCAGGCTACGGTGCTCATACGAGGCGAAAGCGGCACAGGCAAGGAACTGGTTGCCGAAGGCATTCACTACGCCAGTCCGCGAGCAAAGGGGCCTTTTATCCGGGTTAATTGCGGCGCCATTCCTTCGGCGCTCTTGGAAAGCGAGCTTTTTGGCCATGAAAAAGGCGCTTTTACCGGGGCTGTGCGGCGGAAGCTGGGTCGTTTTGAACTGGCTGACGGCGGCAGTTTGTTTTTGGACGAAATCGGCGAGATGGATAAGACCATGCAAGTGAAGCTGCTGCGGGTGCTGCAGCAACGGGAAATAGAGCGCGTCGGCGGTGAAGAGACGGTGCGCGTGGATGTGCGAATTATTGCCGCTACCCATCGGGACCTTGAGGCCATGGTGGCGGCAGGCGAGTTTCGGGAGGATCTGTACTATCGCTTGAATGTAGTCCCCGTACTGCTGCCTCCCTTGCGGGATCGTAAAGAAGATATTCCCCTCTTGGCGGAGTATTTTTTAGAGAAAGTGTCCCAGCGCGAAGGGTTTTCCTGCCAAGGCTTTCAACGAGAAGCGATGGAAGCCTTTCAAGGATACAACTGGCCGGGTAATGTGCGGGAATTAGAGAATGTAGTAGAGCGTATGGTGACGCTGACCGAAGGGGTTCAGTTGGGCTTGGAGGATTTACCGCTCTATTTGCGCAAGGAGATGGGGGTGGAACCGGCTTTACCGGTTTTACATCAAGAAGAATCGTTGCTGCCCTGGACGGAGTATGAAAAAAATATTATTGCTTTAGCGTTAGAACGCTGCGGCAGCTATAATGCAGCAGGCAAGGCGCTGGGGCTGACGCATAAAACCATAGCGGCTAAGGCGCGCAAGTATGGCTTGGAAAAACAGACATCTTGGGTAAAAACGGACTAA